A DNA window from Helianthus annuus cultivar XRQ/B chromosome 15, HanXRQr2.0-SUNRISE, whole genome shotgun sequence contains the following coding sequences:
- the LOC110942778 gene encoding uncharacterized protein LOC110942778 → MEPTHLKKSDPKFTAWSKLDALILQWIYSTLSDVLLARVLDTDITARAASLKIQEIFVNNKHARAVTLETKFINTTLNSCSSFDDYCQTLMDIAEQLRDVDQLVNDSRLVIQMVRGLPIEYDTIAAIINQNKPTWEVARSMIEDEESRISARSNNSRDTVLLHSTTPAQTDSTRSPYPNGYRGRNYDPAKAVRGRGSYRQGGRQGGNNRTPSSTGGRGPSSWNRGLGSNSWGAHY, encoded by the coding sequence ATGGAACCAACCCACCTGAAGAAATCTGACCCGAAATTCACAGCCTGGTCCAAACTCGATGCTCTCATCCTCCAGTGGATATATAGCACATTATCCGACGTTCTTCTCGCCCGTGTTCTTGACACCGATATCACGGCTAGAGCCGCATCACTAAAGATCCAAGAAATCTTTGTCAACAACAAACACGCCCGAGCCGTCACACTTGAAACCAAATTCATCAACACCACCCTCAATTCCTGCTCATCCTTTGACGACTACTGTCAAACCTTGATGGACATCGCTGAGCAATTACGTGATGTTGATCAACTTGTCAATGACAGCCGCCTAGTTATACAAATGGTTCGTGGACTCCCCATCGAATATGACACCATTGCTGCAATCATAAACCAAAACAAACCGACATGGGAGGTTGCTCGAAGCATGATTGAAGACGAGGAATCTCGGATCTCTGCTAGATCCAACAATAGCCGTGACACGGTACTCTTGCACTCGACTACTCCGGCGCAAACCGATTCAACCCGGTCTCCTTATCCAAATGGCTATCgaggccgaaactacgacccggCAAAGGCAGTTAGAGGCCGTGGTAGCTACCGACAAGGAGGGCGACAAGGGGGCAACAACCGAACACCATCATCCACTGGTGGCCGTGGCCCAAGTTCATGGAATCGTGGCCTTGGATCCAACTCTTGGGGAGCCCACTATTAA
- the LOC110942779 gene encoding replication protein A 70 kDa DNA-binding subunit C-like, translating to MENNKITMFSSLNAHSTNYTIKAKIISMWNKKMNGSDSQIYRVDMLLMDEEGSFIQCSCLHKLFKRFLKFLVVDDCLLFHKPSLAKDTTKIKVTGNDQKLSLYAFSSVLKTENWSGPRYFFHFTDFKSVLSKKVEVNTPIDFIGYVVVSYPIEDANRKDGSKTKRMNITLKDLEDQKISLTLWENYAITLSEYMNDKNRPDHVVILVHFGTVNIYQGKIGLTNMFEASRVFINSDLDQIQEFKDRYLEKEFSNSSSIKQSCSQVISSPEDEFLNAEDFVLTAFIASISEEKKVIIVGTVIAISNDKPWYYLSCNNCKKQIEEKSTLVEKDDGSFDVLDEKTFECINPDCDVVDVVPVYRYKIPLRVQDSTGTVSCTLFDYEAIKLIKKTSKELLDVYSKSDMSESNVQCLSDSVGNVKCCSKGSQSVIGDSVTPDNFDVNDQDQSKFDNIKRNLQDVYDVDAVQSSSTKRRNSPGNEQLNDDVNLDLITPKLEK from the exons ATGGAGAACAATAAGATTACTATGTTCAGTTCACTTAATGCTCATTCTACGAACTACACAATCAAGGCGAAGATCATATCCATGTGGAATAAAAAAATGAATGGTTCTGATAGTCAGATCTATCGAGTTGACATGTTGTTGATGGATGAGGAG GGTTCATTCATTCAATGTAGCTGTTTACATAAACTTTTCAAACGGTTCCTTAAATTTTTGGTTGTTGATGACTGTTTATTGTTTCACAAGCCATCACTAGCCAAAGATACAACCAAGATTAAGGTTACTGGAAATGATCAGAAGCTATCTCTGTACGCATTCAGTTCTGTTCTGAAAACTGAAAACTGGTCTGGTCCTCGGTACTTTTTTCATTTCACTGATTTTAAATCAGTGTTGAGTAAAAAAGTTGAAGTCAATACTCCAATAG ATTTCATCGGTTATGTTGTTGTGTCTTATCCTATTGAAGATGCAAATAGGAAGGATGGCTCTAAAACCAAACGAATGAACATAACTCTTAAAGATCTCGA AGATCAGAAGATTAGTCTTACATTATGGGAAAACTATGCAATCACTTTGTCAGAGTACATGAATGATAAAAACCGACCTGATCATGTTGTTATTCTCGTCCATTTTGGCACAGTAAACATTTATCAAG GTAAAATTGGCCTTACTAATATGTTTGAAGCAAGTCGTGTGTTCATAAATTCAGATCTGGATCAGATACAAGAATTCAAAGACAG GTATCTTGAGAAGGAGTTTTCTAACTCATCTTCCATTAAACAGTCATGCTCTCAAGTTATATCCAGTCCGGAAGATGAGTTTCTTAATGCTGAAGACTTTGTGTTGACTGCTTTTATTGCATCAATTTCTGAG GAGAAAAAGGTTATCATTGTTGGCACTGTTATAGCAATTTCAAATGATAAGCCTTGGTATTATTTATCATGCAATAATTGTAAGAAGCAAATTGAAGAGAAATCAACATTGGTTGAAAAAGATGACGGCAGTTTTGATGTTTTGGATGAGAAGACTTTTGAGTGTATAAACCCTGATTGTGATGTTGTTGATGTTGTTCCTGTTTATCG TTACAAGATTCCTCTAAGGGTTCAGGACTCGACTGGGACTGTTTCTTGTACGTTGTTTGATTATGAAGCTATTAAGCTTATTAAAAAAACCTCCAAAGAGCTTCTTGATGTTTACTCAAAG TCTGATATGTCTGAGTCAAATGTTCAATGCTTGTCCGATTCTGTTGGAAATGTTAAATGTTGCTCAAAG GGGTCTCAATCTGTGATCGGCGATAGTGTTACGCCAGATAATTTTGATGTTAATGATCAAGATCAGTCAAAGTTCGACAACATTAAACGTAACCTTCAAGATGTTTATGATGTTGACGCTGTTCAAAGTTCGTCTACTAAACGTCGAAACAGTCCTGGGAATGAGCAACTCAACGATGATGTCAACTTGGACCTGATCACCCCAAAGTTAGAGAAATAA